A stretch of the Candidatus Margulisiibacteriota bacterium genome encodes the following:
- the tpiA gene encoding triose-phosphate isomerase encodes MRKPLLAGNWKMNTNAAESVKLATELKNLVAEVNDRDILVCPPFTAISQVSDTLRDSVVMVGGQNLHWEEKGAFTGEISATMLKSVGATYVIIGHSERRQYFGETDETVNKKVKSAIKHNLKAIVCVGETLEQREKGEALKVIEKQTREGLAGLEVESCQSLVIAYEPVWAIGTGKTATPEQAQEVHAFIRGLLAKLFDRKTADEIRILYGGSVTPDNIKILMSQADIDGGLVGGASLKADSFAKLVKF; translated from the coding sequence ATGCGCAAACCACTTTTGGCAGGGAACTGGAAAATGAACACTAACGCCGCGGAATCGGTCAAACTGGCGACCGAACTGAAAAACCTGGTCGCCGAGGTCAATGACCGCGACATCCTGGTCTGTCCGCCATTTACCGCGATCAGCCAGGTCTCGGACACTCTCCGCGACTCGGTCGTTATGGTCGGGGGACAAAACCTGCATTGGGAAGAAAAAGGGGCTTTTACCGGTGAAATTTCCGCGACAATGCTGAAGTCAGTCGGCGCGACTTATGTGATCATTGGCCATTCGGAACGCCGACAATATTTTGGAGAAACCGATGAAACGGTCAACAAAAAGGTCAAATCCGCTATTAAACATAATTTAAAAGCGATCGTTTGTGTTGGAGAAACGTTGGAGCAACGGGAAAAAGGAGAGGCACTAAAAGTTATTGAGAAACAAACCCGCGAAGGGCTGGCCGGGTTGGAGGTTGAGAGTTGTCAGTCGTTGGTTATCGCCTACGAACCAGTCTGGGCGATCGGGACCGGCAAAACCGCCACGCCTGAACAAGCCCAGGAGGTCCACGCCTTTATCCGCGGACTGCTAGCCAAGTTGTTTGACCGAAAAACCGCTGACGAGATCAGAATATTATACGGCGGCTCCGTTACTCCGGATAATATTAAAATCCTGATGTCGCAAGCCGACATTGACGGCGGGCTAGTGGGAGGAGCAAGCCTGAAGGCGGATAGTTTTGCTAAGCTGGTAAAGTTTTAA
- a CDS encoding putative DNA binding domain-containing protein, with protein MVICTTMTWEDILRLLIQGEGPSVEFEKNVPSEDDIARELVGFSNTDGGKVIYGLDDKSKHLLGATLREDFESWIKNIAKTHCQPAISVTLEVVERFEKKIVVLHVQEGEDKPYRTDDICYIRDGNISRPAEENEVQALASPWSGKGLNKRQLRAMQIITEHGSITNREYREAFDVSHKTAHIELTLLVNKHLAQSEGAGRSTRYTPLPAETHT; from the coding sequence ATGGTAATATGCACTACCATGACCTGGGAAGATATTCTAAGGCTCTTGATCCAGGGAGAAGGCCCCTCAGTTGAATTTGAAAAAAATGTCCCATCAGAGGACGACATCGCCAGGGAACTGGTCGGATTCTCCAACACTGATGGCGGGAAAGTCATTTACGGTTTGGACGATAAAAGCAAACACCTCCTGGGCGCCACCCTCCGCGAAGATTTTGAAAGCTGGATAAAAAATATCGCCAAAACCCATTGCCAGCCGGCGATCAGCGTTACGCTTGAAGTTGTGGAACGTTTTGAAAAAAAGATCGTCGTCCTGCACGTCCAGGAAGGAGAAGACAAACCATACCGGACCGACGATATCTGCTACATTCGTGACGGAAATATCTCCCGGCCGGCAGAAGAGAATGAGGTCCAGGCTTTAGCCAGCCCCTGGTCGGGCAAAGGACTTAACAAACGCCAGCTCCGGGCAATGCAGATCATCACCGAACATGGCAGTATCACCAACCGGGAATACCGGGAAGCCTTTGACGTCTCCCATAAGACCGCCCATATAGAATTGACCTTGCTGGTAAATAAACATCTGGCGCAAAGCGAAGGGGCCGGCCGCTCGACCCGATATACCCCTCTGCCGGCTGAGACCCATACCTAG
- the raiA gene encoding ribosome-associated translation inhibitor RaiA, which produces MQINITGHGTEVSQPLKDYVNEKTAKFEEFFGNIQKTEVVLDARDNANADQRQVAEIRVWVAGHKMIMATEAGRDMYAAIDLAVDDVKRQLEKHKEMMVKEHRRQGTKLKQISREIPASE; this is translated from the coding sequence ATGCAAATAAATATAACCGGACACGGAACTGAAGTGAGCCAGCCATTAAAGGATTATGTTAATGAAAAGACGGCCAAGTTTGAGGAGTTTTTTGGTAACATTCAAAAAACAGAAGTTGTGCTTGATGCCAGGGATAATGCCAATGCCGATCAACGGCAGGTTGCCGAGATCAGGGTTTGGGTAGCCGGGCATAAAATGATCATGGCGACCGAAGCCGGACGTGATATGTACGCCGCGATCGATCTGGCGGTTGACGACGTCAAGCGCCAGCTGGAAAAGCACAAAGAAATGATGGTTAAAGAACATCGCCGCCAGGGGACAAAACTGAAGCAGATCTCCCGGGAAATACCCGCGTCAGAATAA
- the pyk gene encoding pyruvate kinase, translating into MRRTKIVCTLGPATDNPEVLKRMIHAGMNVARLNLSHGTYEEHEKRLQLLRKIAPNVAVMVDLQGPRIRTGALRNKTVDLQTGEMLTLTTQTIAGDNKIISISPAGIIPDIKVGEVILLADGSVTLKVTAKRQSNIECLIVEGGVIGEHKGVNLPHTKLKLPSLTAKDKKDVEWGLKQNTDFFALSFVRKAADILELKKLIKRAAVPVIAKIEKPEAITNLETIITAADGVMVARGDLGVELSLEKVPIIQKDVIELCRLFEKPVIVATQMLESMVLEPSPTRAEVSDVANAIFDGADAVMLSAETSIGRFPAETVEMMGRIAEEAETRLKIFPADISLENNIDTAVAHAAGILARVMNAKAIVTFTETGSTALRVSKQRPEMPLFGVVTSDRAFRRLNLYYGVQPVKIGGFRYIDEMVMRTQLVLQEKWLKKDDLVVITAGVPIHIPGTTNLIKVHRLGEIINL; encoded by the coding sequence ATGCGCAGAACGAAAATTGTTTGCACCCTTGGGCCCGCCACAGATAATCCTGAAGTCCTTAAGCGAATGATCCATGCCGGGATGAACGTTGCCCGGCTCAATCTTTCCCACGGCACATATGAAGAGCATGAAAAACGTCTCCAGCTTCTCCGCAAGATCGCTCCCAATGTCGCGGTTATGGTCGACCTTCAGGGGCCGCGGATCCGGACCGGTGCGTTGAGGAATAAAACAGTCGACCTGCAAACCGGCGAGATGCTTACCTTGACCACCCAGACGATCGCCGGCGATAACAAAATTATCTCTATTTCACCCGCCGGGATCATTCCGGATATCAAAGTCGGTGAAGTGATCCTTTTGGCCGATGGGAGCGTTACCCTGAAGGTTACCGCTAAACGGCAATCGAACATTGAATGCCTGATCGTGGAAGGAGGGGTGATCGGCGAACATAAAGGGGTCAACCTGCCTCATACCAAACTCAAATTGCCTTCATTAACGGCTAAAGACAAAAAAGATGTAGAGTGGGGGTTGAAGCAAAATACCGACTTTTTTGCCCTTTCGTTCGTCCGCAAGGCGGCCGATATTCTTGAGCTCAAAAAACTGATCAAAAGAGCGGCGGTGCCGGTCATCGCCAAGATCGAGAAGCCGGAAGCGATCACCAATCTGGAAACGATCATTACCGCGGCGGATGGGGTCATGGTCGCCCGGGGAGACCTGGGGGTTGAGCTCTCGCTGGAAAAGGTGCCGATCATCCAAAAGGATGTGATCGAGCTTTGCCGTCTTTTTGAGAAACCGGTAATTGTTGCGACCCAGATGCTGGAGTCAATGGTCCTGGAGCCTTCGCCAACCCGGGCGGAAGTTTCTGACGTCGCTAACGCGATCTTTGACGGGGCCGACGCGGTAATGCTCTCGGCCGAAACCTCGATCGGCAGGTTCCCGGCGGAAACGGTGGAAATGATGGGGCGGATCGCCGAGGAAGCGGAAACCAGGCTTAAAATATTTCCGGCGGATATCAGCCTGGAGAACAACATTGATACCGCGGTCGCCCACGCGGCCGGGATATTGGCCAGAGTGATGAACGCTAAAGCGATCGTCACCTTTACCGAGACCGGTTCAACCGCTTTGCGGGTCTCCAAACAGCGGCCGGAGATGCCGCTCTTTGGGGTAGTGACCAGTGATCGGGCATTCCGCAGATTAAACCTTTATTACGGGGTTCAGCCGGTCAAGATCGGCGGGTTCCGCTACATTGATGAAATGGTTATGAGGACCCAATTGGTGCTTCAGGAGAAATGGCTTAAGAAGGACGATCTGGTCGTGATCACCGCTGGGGTGCCGATTCACATTCCGGGGACGACAAATTTAATTAAGGTTCATCGGCTTGGGGAAATAATTAATTTATAA
- the secA gene encoding preprotein translocase subunit SecA translates to MILQWIAKLIGSSDEKKIDELLPIVEKINKLEPEFKNLSDEELRGKTTEFRKLLAEGKTLDEILPETFAAVREASVRTTGLRHFDVQLLGGIVLHQGKIAEMRTGEGKTLVSTLPVYLNALTGQGVHVVTVNDYLAKRDSDWMGPIHRALGLTVGVIQHSMEPPERREAYAADITYGTNNEFGFDYLRDNMAISLEDCVQRELHYAIVDEVDSILIDEARTPLIISGMLEEAATNYQKANEIARRLAKATDFVVDEKTRNASLTEHGIKKVEKILGVEYLYDIANISIAHQITQSLVAWNIFEKDVDYVVKDGEVIIVDEFTGRLMQGRRYSEGLHQAIEAKEGVEVQNESQTLATITFQNYFRLYKKISGMTGTAKTEEGEFWKIYKMEVMVIPTHRKMVRLDYPDQIYKNKRARFRAVVNEIIEWHKKGRPVLVGTISIDNSELVSEMLRRRGIPHHVLNAKQHEREAEIISKAGQRGMVTISTNMAGRGTDIVLGEGVADLGGLHVIGTERHESRRIDNQLRGRSGRQGDAGSTRFYVSLEDDLMRLFGSQRISGVMERLGLEEDVPIEHNLISRGLENAQKKVEQYHFGIRKQVLEFDDVMNKQRGSIYALRRRILEGKDLKTKIFEMMEQVVGETTDAFLVDKIAPEEWDWAGLFQAINELIATEGLDRLKEEKNSKEVKQKVLAMFEQAYVEKEKEFGEEMMRSLERMVMLKTIDAAWIEQLHNMDVLREGIGLRGYGGKDPLVEYKMEGYSMFQEMMRGVRAQIISLMLRVQKAEGPIEEVHRPRRQSLTYGAPEKREKPATVRVAEKVGRNDPCPCGSGKKYKRCCMKS, encoded by the coding sequence ATGATCTTACAATGGATCGCCAAACTGATCGGTTCTTCCGATGAGAAGAAGATCGACGAGCTTCTTCCGATCGTCGAGAAGATCAATAAATTAGAACCGGAGTTCAAAAATCTTTCGGACGAGGAGCTGCGCGGAAAAACGACCGAATTCAGAAAGCTTTTGGCCGAAGGGAAGACCCTGGACGAAATACTCCCCGAAACGTTTGCCGCCGTACGCGAGGCCTCGGTCCGGACGACCGGCTTGCGCCATTTTGACGTTCAGCTTTTAGGCGGGATCGTCCTCCACCAGGGAAAGATCGCCGAGATGCGGACCGGAGAAGGGAAGACCCTGGTTTCGACCCTGCCGGTTTATCTTAACGCTTTGACCGGTCAGGGAGTTCATGTTGTTACGGTCAACGATTACCTGGCCAAAAGGGATAGCGACTGGATGGGGCCGATCCATCGGGCGCTTGGGCTCACCGTTGGTGTGATCCAGCATTCGATGGAGCCGCCGGAGCGCCGCGAAGCCTACGCTGCCGATATTACCTACGGGACCAACAACGAGTTTGGCTTTGATTACCTGCGCGATAACATGGCGATCTCCCTTGAGGACTGCGTCCAGAGAGAGCTTCACTACGCGATCGTCGACGAGGTTGACAGTATTTTGATCGATGAAGCGCGGACCCCGCTGATCATTTCCGGTATGCTTGAAGAAGCGGCGACCAATTACCAAAAAGCTAACGAGATCGCCCGCCGCCTGGCCAAAGCGACCGACTTTGTCGTTGACGAAAAGACCCGCAACGCATCCCTGACCGAACACGGGATCAAGAAGGTAGAGAAAATCCTTGGGGTCGAATACCTTTATGACATCGCGAATATCAGCATTGCCCACCAGATCACCCAGTCGCTGGTCGCCTGGAACATTTTTGAGAAAGATGTCGATTATGTGGTCAAAGACGGCGAGGTTATTATTGTTGATGAATTTACCGGACGACTGATGCAGGGGCGACGCTATTCCGAAGGGCTCCACCAGGCGATCGAAGCCAAGGAAGGAGTGGAGGTCCAGAATGAATCCCAGACCCTGGCGACCATCACCTTCCAGAATTATTTCCGCTTGTATAAAAAGATCTCCGGGATGACCGGGACCGCCAAGACCGAGGAGGGGGAGTTCTGGAAGATCTATAAAATGGAAGTCATGGTTATCCCGACCCATCGCAAGATGGTCAGGCTCGACTATCCGGACCAGATCTACAAAAACAAACGGGCCCGTTTTCGGGCGGTCGTTAACGAAATTATCGAATGGCATAAAAAAGGGCGGCCGGTCCTGGTCGGAACGATCTCGATCGATAATTCCGAGTTGGTCTCCGAAATGCTTCGCCGCCGCGGGATCCCGCACCATGTCCTCAACGCCAAACAGCATGAACGGGAGGCGGAGATCATTTCCAAGGCCGGGCAAAGAGGGATGGTTACCATCTCGACCAACATGGCCGGCCGCGGGACCGACATTGTTTTAGGTGAAGGGGTTGCCGACCTGGGAGGACTGCATGTCATTGGGACCGAGCGCCACGAAAGCCGCCGGATCGATAATCAGCTGCGCGGCCGCTCCGGCCGTCAGGGGGATGCCGGCTCCACCAGATTTTATGTTTCGCTCGAAGATGACCTGATGCGGCTCTTCGGTTCCCAGCGGATCTCCGGGGTCATGGAGCGGTTAGGCTTGGAAGAAGACGTGCCGATCGAACACAATTTGATCTCCAGAGGGCTGGAGAACGCTCAGAAAAAAGTGGAACAGTACCACTTTGGCATCCGCAAACAGGTTTTGGAGTTTGACGATGTCATGAACAAACAGCGGGGTTCGATCTATGCCTTGCGCCGCCGGATCCTGGAAGGGAAAGACCTGAAGACAAAGATCTTTGAGATGATGGAGCAGGTGGTTGGCGAAACGACAGACGCTTTCCTGGTCGATAAGATCGCGCCGGAAGAGTGGGACTGGGCCGGTCTGTTCCAGGCGATCAACGAATTGATCGCGACCGAAGGGCTGGACCGGCTTAAAGAAGAAAAAAACAGTAAAGAAGTCAAGCAAAAGGTCCTTGCCATGTTCGAGCAAGCCTATGTGGAGAAAGAAAAAGAGTTTGGCGAAGAGATGATGCGCTCGCTGGAGCGGATGGTCATGCTTAAAACAATTGACGCCGCCTGGATCGAACAACTGCATAATATGGATGTCTTGCGCGAAGGGATCGGCTTGCGCGGTTACGGCGGCAAAGATCCGCTGGTCGAATACAAGATGGAAGGGTATTCGATGTTTCAGGAGATGATGCGCGGTGTCAGGGCCCAGATCATCAGCCTGATGCTTCGGGTCCAGAAGGCGGAAGGGCCGATAGAGGAAGTCCATCGCCCGCGGCGCCAGTCT
- a CDS encoding ComF family protein — protein MFWQSLLDLIFPPRCEVCKKPGNEALCPDCFNQISFMKPALGIYSATKYAGVIRSAIQRLKFSKRRRLAEPLGVLLVKYVSHTPVLNMREIDTLIPVPLHPRRHKLRGFNQAELLTVSLAKYYDTPAANALVRVKETTPQFDLPRDARLVNVKGAFKVADPRAVYNKRVLLIDDIYTTGATIAECSRSLMIAGAKRVEVLTLSRAMSESD, from the coding sequence ATGTTTTGGCAATCACTGCTTGATCTGATCTTTCCGCCTCGCTGTGAGGTCTGTAAAAAGCCGGGGAACGAAGCGCTTTGTCCGGACTGCTTCAATCAAATTTCTTTCATGAAACCGGCGCTGGGGATCTATTCGGCCACCAAATATGCCGGAGTGATCAGGAGCGCCATTCAACGGCTCAAGTTTTCCAAACGCCGCCGGCTGGCGGAGCCGCTTGGGGTTTTGCTGGTTAAATACGTCAGCCATACGCCGGTCCTTAACATGAGAGAGATCGATACTCTGATCCCGGTCCCGCTTCATCCCCGCCGTCACAAACTGCGCGGTTTTAACCAGGCCGAACTTTTAACCGTCTCTTTAGCCAAATATTATGATACTCCGGCCGCCAACGCCCTGGTGAGGGTCAAAGAAACTACCCCACAGTTTGATTTGCCGCGCGACGCCAGGCTGGTAAATGTCAAAGGAGCTTTTAAGGTGGCAGACCCCCGGGCAGTTTATAACAAACGGGTTTTACTGATTGACGATATTTACACGACCGGAGCGACGATCGCGGAATGTTCCAGGAGCTTGATGATCGCCGGAGCCAAGAGAGTTGAGGTTTTGACCCTTTCAAGAGCGATGAGCGAATCGGACTAA